Proteins encoded together in one Allomeiothermus silvanus DSM 9946 window:
- a CDS encoding LysR family transcriptional regulator, with protein sequence MISRRSYPNPQALRVFLSVVQEGSVGRAALALGMTQPGVSQHLYALEKFIGYSLFARQGRRLVLTKAGQDLLPEARRAVQALEEFIQAAQALDRLERGRVEIGAATTMAVYVLPKYLTEFKRLHPEIRITLESGSSERLTQRLVQGEIELAVVEAVEHLKGFSRQLFYEDELVVIVPPEHPWAKREEIEAPWLAEVPLIVRDPGAMTYRVLGRALEQAGLEVRPVFYTDNHEVTKRLVLEGAGVGIVSSVVVRPNLRVGNLRALRIRGMELRRLFWLLYPEPLGNPAAEALKDLLVA encoded by the coding sequence ATGATTAGTCGTCGCTCGTATCCCAACCCCCAGGCCCTGCGGGTGTTTTTGAGTGTCGTACAGGAGGGCAGCGTGGGCCGCGCAGCGCTGGCTTTGGGGATGACCCAGCCCGGAGTCAGCCAGCACCTGTATGCTTTAGAAAAATTTATCGGTTACTCCCTGTTCGCGCGCCAGGGGCGTCGCTTGGTCCTGACCAAGGCTGGCCAGGACCTCCTGCCCGAAGCGCGCCGGGCCGTACAAGCCCTGGAGGAGTTCATCCAGGCCGCGCAGGCGCTGGACAGGCTCGAGCGCGGACGGGTGGAGATCGGGGCCGCCACCACCATGGCGGTCTACGTGCTGCCCAAATACCTCACCGAGTTCAAGCGCCTCCATCCGGAGATACGCATCACCCTGGAAAGCGGCAGCTCCGAGCGGCTTACCCAAAGGCTCGTCCAGGGGGAGATTGAGCTGGCGGTGGTGGAGGCCGTGGAACACTTGAAGGGCTTCTCCCGCCAGCTTTTCTACGAGGACGAGCTGGTGGTGATCGTACCCCCCGAACACCCCTGGGCCAAGCGGGAGGAGATAGAGGCCCCCTGGCTGGCCGAGGTGCCCCTTATCGTGCGCGACCCCGGGGCCATGACCTACCGGGTGCTGGGCCGGGCCCTCGAACAGGCCGGGCTCGAGGTCAGGCCGGTCTTCTACACCGACAACCACGAAGTCACCAAGCGCCTGGTGCTGGAGGGGGCCGGGGTAGGCATCGTCTCCAGCGTGGTGGTGCGGCCCAACCTCAGGGTAGGCAACCTGCGGGCGCTACGGATTCGCGGCATGGAACTAAGGCGGCTGTTCTGGCTGCTCTACCCGGAGCCGCTGGGGAATCCCGCCGCTGAAGCCCTGAAAGACCTGTTGGTAGCCTAG
- the glpX gene encoding class II fructose-bisphosphatase, with the protein MIAVERPTRNLSLDLLRSTEAAALAASRWVGLGNKNDADQAAVDAMRLLLSTIPMRARVVIGEGEKDKAPMLYNGEELGSGEGPEVDIAVDPIEGTRLAASGQPGAISVIAAAERGGLFDPGPAFYAAKIVVGPEAKEAIDLTARPKENLRAIAKALGKQVRELTVFVLDKPRHARLIDQIRMAGARVSLYTDGDVAGALAAVLPDTGIDVLMGTGGTPEGVLAAVAVKALGGGMQMRLDPQSEEEHWSLAHHGYDIHRVYTLDELCPAEETHFAATGITEGPFLRGVRYRQHRAITHSLVIRGHTRTLRYIESHHHLDKLRALSGDLY; encoded by the coding sequence ATGATCGCAGTGGAGCGCCCCACCCGTAACCTCTCCCTGGATCTCTTGCGCAGCACCGAGGCCGCCGCTCTAGCGGCCTCACGCTGGGTAGGGCTGGGCAACAAGAACGACGCCGATCAGGCTGCGGTGGATGCCATGCGTTTGCTCCTGAGTACCATTCCCATGCGGGCCCGGGTGGTGATCGGAGAGGGCGAGAAGGACAAGGCCCCCATGCTCTACAACGGGGAGGAGCTGGGCTCAGGCGAGGGACCGGAGGTGGATATCGCGGTAGATCCCATCGAGGGGACCCGGTTGGCGGCCTCCGGGCAGCCGGGCGCCATCAGCGTGATCGCTGCGGCGGAGCGGGGAGGGCTGTTCGATCCAGGGCCCGCCTTCTATGCTGCCAAGATCGTGGTAGGACCGGAGGCTAAAGAGGCCATCGACCTTACCGCCAGGCCCAAGGAGAACCTGCGCGCGATCGCCAAAGCCCTGGGTAAGCAGGTGCGCGAACTTACCGTCTTCGTGCTGGACAAGCCGCGCCACGCCCGGTTGATCGACCAGATCCGCATGGCGGGGGCCAGGGTCAGCCTGTATACCGATGGTGACGTAGCGGGTGCCCTGGCGGCGGTGCTGCCCGATACCGGGATCGACGTCCTGATGGGTACCGGGGGTACGCCTGAAGGGGTGCTTGCCGCGGTCGCGGTCAAGGCCCTGGGAGGGGGCATGCAGATGCGGCTGGATCCCCAGAGCGAGGAAGAGCACTGGTCTTTGGCGCATCACGGCTATGACATCCATCGGGTCTACACCCTGGACGAGCTGTGCCCGGCTGAGGAGACCCACTTCGCCGCCACCGGAATTACGGAAGGGCCGTTTCTGCGGGGCGTGCGCTACCGCCAGCACAGGGCCATCACCCACAGCCTGGTGATCCGGGGGCATACCCGTACCCTGCGCTACATTGAGTCCCATCACCATCTGGACAAGCTGCGAGCTTTGAGCGGCGACTTGTACTAG